One Mangrovimonas cancribranchiae DNA segment encodes these proteins:
- a CDS encoding RNA methyltransferase, translating to MIDIKLLEYLESYLTDNRKQRFSDVLKERTRHFTVATEDVYHLHNTSAVIRSCDVFGIQDVHVIEEKRTKRIESEIALGAQKWVDIHRHKSTESCINSLRDKGYQIVATTPHTNDCELQDFDITKKSCFFFGKEVNGLSETVMEQADCFLKIPMVGFTESLNISVSAAIILQYVTSQLKQKELSWALTDEELLEKRLDWAKKSLKNYDSLLKRFYDNK from the coding sequence ATGATAGATATTAAACTTCTTGAGTATTTAGAAAGCTACTTAACAGATAATAGAAAACAGCGATTTTCTGACGTTCTTAAAGAGCGAACAAGGCATTTTACGGTAGCTACCGAAGATGTCTACCATTTACACAACACAAGTGCTGTTATACGAAGCTGTGATGTATTTGGCATACAAGATGTTCATGTTATTGAAGAAAAACGAACCAAGCGCATAGAAAGTGAAATTGCGTTAGGTGCCCAAAAATGGGTAGACATTCACAGGCATAAATCGACTGAAAGCTGTATTAATAGTTTAAGAGACAAAGGTTATCAAATAGTAGCCACAACACCACATACTAACGATTGTGAGTTGCAAGATTTTGATATAACAAAAAAGTCATGTTTCTTTTTTGGAAAAGAAGTTAACGGCTTATCTGAAACCGTTATGGAGCAAGCCGATTGTTTTTTAAAGATTCCTATGGTTGGATTTACCGAGAGTTTAAATATTTCTGTTTCGGCAGCTATTATTCTTCAGTATGTAACATCTCAATTAAAACAAAAGGAGTTATCGTGGGCATTAACAGATGAAGAACTATTAGAAAAACGATTGGATTGGGCTAAAAAATCTTTAAAAAATTACGATAGCTTACTTAAGCGTTTTTACGACAATAAATAG
- a CDS encoding carboxypeptidase-like regulatory domain-containing protein codes for MKFYFFFITCLLLSAVAFAQNEDTFVKGKVVNSANGSPLENVNIVNLTQVVGTSTSQEGQFELRAQANDTLHFSYLGFKSIKVRVTNDWIKFGESTIELTELALALEEVVVHQFKLTGHLKVDINQIPINTNYRYSISGLPSTGYEAGNHKNGVTKVLGAIFNPADFLHRMFGKQPNEMRKLKKMKQDDEIRNILANRFDREMLMALLQVDKVDLDEIVRQCNYSKGFIREANDLQILDAISECYEEYKVLSRSRKSGRL; via the coding sequence ATGAAATTTTATTTCTTTTTTATAACATGTTTATTGCTTAGTGCAGTTGCTTTTGCCCAAAACGAAGACACTTTTGTTAAGGGTAAAGTGGTTAATTCGGCCAATGGCAGCCCCTTAGAGAATGTAAATATTGTAAACTTAACCCAAGTAGTAGGAACCTCTACTAGCCAGGAAGGGCAATTTGAACTAAGAGCCCAAGCTAACGATACTTTACACTTTTCATATTTAGGGTTTAAATCTATTAAAGTACGTGTTACTAACGACTGGATCAAATTTGGAGAGTCTACAATAGAGCTTACCGAATTAGCACTAGCATTAGAAGAAGTAGTTGTACATCAATTTAAACTTACAGGGCATTTAAAAGTAGATATTAATCAAATTCCTATTAACACAAATTATCGCTATAGCATATCTGGCTTGCCTTCTACTGGTTACGAGGCAGGTAATCATAAAAACGGTGTCACAAAAGTATTAGGAGCTATTTTTAATCCTGCCGATTTTTTACACCGTATGTTTGGCAAGCAGCCCAACGAAATGCGTAAGCTAAAGAAAATGAAACAAGATGATGAAATTAGAAACATTTTAGCAAACCGTTTTGATAGAGAAATGCTTATGGCCTTGTTACAAGTAGATAAAGTGGATTTAGATGAAATTGTGCGTCAGTGTAACTATTCAAAAGGCTTTATAAGAGAAGCCAACGACCTTCAAATACTTGATGCTATTAGCGAATGTTATGAAGAATATAAAGTACTAAGCCGCAGTAGAAAATCTGGCCGACTTTAA
- a CDS encoding T9SS type B sorting domain-containing protein, giving the protein MFKIDVISVRLIFALFLCFISVSYSQEEASIWYFGFNAGVQFNAGSPDPIVLNDGQLSTEEGCSTISDSNGNLLFYSDGITVWDKMHNVMPNGTGLRGDPSSTQSGIIVPKPNNPDVYYIFTVVNEANAEGLCYSEVDMNLNGGNGDVTSVKNVELLSPSTEKISAVMHGNDTDIWVIGHGWENNSFLAYRVTPSGVNVTPVISNVGEVHGGNTASTIGYLKFSPDGQKLAVAKWSNNSFVEILDFDDTTGAVSNPVTINGLFYLGVSNGAYGIEFSPDSSLLYVGDTNFSTSEGRVHQFDVTQPTANAIINSQTILNEGTEIPGALQLAINGKIYISNTSTGNLDVIESPNELGANCNYVSNVVDLSPGIAVYGLPPFIQSFFSVAINVENVCLGSETEFFIEATDEIESISWDFGDGNTSTEEIPTHIYQTAGDYVVSVTVSTTDETKTFERDISIYSVPVANQASDYILCDIGNDGEESFDLNTKTTEILGTQSATDFEVMYYASMEDAENKENELTIPYLSNNQEVFARIYNAQAPNCYDISSFNLILSQQPEAQPIQDIITCDNEIVDGSETIVFNTITPIVLGNQDASLFNVSYHLNETDAENNNGNLPTVYTTVNNPQEIFVRIENTDNNTCYDVTSFNVFIEDQIIAYTPENMFACDDASNDGVEVFNLTNQENAIINGQSGDYIISYYSTETDAILSENAISNTYQNTSSSETIFARIEKDTNANCFDVTSFEIAVLEYPEIIMPDSYNICTNETVILRAPIGFNSYSWSTGETTKDIIVTQPGDYTVIVTKVFNTNPITECESSKTIQVIESDEAIFETFEIQDWTDNSNSIAVFVTGLGDYEYSLDNIVYQDNPVFYNLEPGEYSVFIRDKNGCGVIYEDIYLMYYPKFFTPNDDGYNDFWQIKMASHEPGLEIYIHDRHGKLLTKINPNSLGWDGTFNGELMPTNDYWFVVKRPSNGKTYKGHFTLKR; this is encoded by the coding sequence TTGTTTAAAATAGATGTTATTTCTGTTAGGTTAATTTTTGCCCTTTTTTTATGTTTTATTTCGGTAAGTTATTCGCAAGAAGAAGCTTCTATTTGGTACTTTGGTTTTAATGCTGGAGTTCAATTTAATGCTGGATCACCAGATCCTATTGTTTTAAACGACGGTCAATTATCTACAGAAGAAGGATGTTCTACCATATCTGACTCTAATGGAAATTTGCTTTTTTATAGTGATGGTATAACCGTTTGGGATAAAATGCATAATGTTATGCCTAATGGTACGGGACTTAGAGGAGATCCATCGAGTACGCAATCAGGCATAATAGTGCCCAAACCTAATAATCCCGATGTTTATTATATTTTTACTGTAGTAAATGAAGCAAATGCAGAAGGCTTATGTTACTCTGAAGTTGATATGAATTTAAATGGTGGAAATGGCGATGTAACTTCAGTAAAAAATGTCGAACTTTTATCGCCTTCAACAGAAAAAATATCGGCCGTTATGCATGGAAATGATACCGATATTTGGGTTATAGGACACGGATGGGAGAACAATAGTTTTTTAGCTTATAGAGTAACACCCTCTGGAGTAAATGTTACTCCTGTGATTTCTAATGTAGGCGAGGTTCATGGAGGAAACACAGCTAGTACTATAGGGTATTTAAAATTTTCTCCAGATGGCCAAAAATTAGCAGTAGCTAAATGGTCTAATAATTCTTTTGTAGAAATTTTAGATTTTGATGATACTACAGGAGCGGTTTCTAACCCAGTAACTATAAATGGTTTGTTTTATTTAGGTGTGTCTAATGGGGCTTATGGTATAGAGTTTTCACCAGATAGTAGTTTGTTGTATGTAGGCGATACAAATTTTAGTACCTCTGAAGGTAGAGTGCATCAATTTGATGTAACCCAGCCCACTGCCAATGCGATTATTAATTCACAAACAATATTAAACGAGGGAACTGAAATTCCTGGAGCATTACAACTTGCTATAAACGGTAAAATTTATATTTCAAATACCTCCACAGGAAACTTAGATGTTATAGAAAGCCCTAACGAACTAGGTGCAAACTGCAATTATGTTAGTAATGTGGTAGATTTATCACCTGGAATAGCTGTTTATGGGTTACCACCGTTTATTCAATCATTTTTTTCGGTAGCTATTAATGTGGAGAATGTTTGTTTAGGTAGTGAGACGGAATTCTTTATAGAAGCAACAGATGAGATAGAATCTATTTCTTGGGATTTTGGAGATGGCAATACATCAACAGAAGAGATTCCAACACATATTTACCAAACGGCAGGCGATTATGTGGTATCGGTTACGGTATCTACAACCGATGAAACTAAAACATTTGAAAGAGATATTTCTATTTATTCTGTTCCCGTAGCAAATCAAGCGAGCGATTATATACTTTGCGATATTGGAAATGATGGCGAAGAAAGCTTTGATCTTAACACCAAAACAACCGAAATATTAGGAACCCAATCAGCAACCGATTTTGAAGTCATGTATTATGCCTCAATGGAAGACGCCGAAAATAAAGAAAACGAACTTACAATACCTTATTTAAGTAATAACCAAGAGGTTTTTGCAAGAATATACAACGCACAAGCACCAAATTGTTATGATATTTCAAGCTTTAATTTAATACTTAGTCAGCAACCAGAAGCCCAGCCCATACAAGATATTATAACTTGTGATAATGAGATTGTAGATGGAAGCGAAACAATAGTTTTTAATACCATAACTCCCATAGTTTTAGGGAACCAAGACGCTAGCTTATTTAATGTTAGTTATCATTTAAATGAAACCGATGCTGAAAACAATAATGGCAACTTACCAACGGTTTACACAACAGTTAATAATCCCCAAGAAATTTTTGTGAGAATAGAAAATACAGATAATAACACCTGTTACGATGTTACCTCTTTTAATGTTTTTATAGAAGATCAAATTATTGCCTACACACCAGAAAATATGTTTGCGTGTGACGATGCTTCTAATGATGGCGTAGAAGTATTTAACTTAACCAATCAAGAAAACGCTATAATAAATGGCCAAAGCGGAGATTATATTATTTCTTATTATTCAACCGAAACAGACGCTATTTTAAGTGAAAATGCCATATCAAATACCTATCAAAACACAAGTTCTTCTGAAACCATTTTTGCAAGAATTGAAAAAGACACTAATGCAAATTGTTTTGATGTTACTTCGTTTGAAATAGCAGTTTTAGAATATCCTGAGATAATAATGCCAGACTCCTATAATATCTGTACCAATGAAACAGTAATATTACGTGCTCCAATAGGGTTTAACAGTTACTCGTGGTCTACAGGAGAAACAACAAAAGACATTATTGTAACACAACCTGGAGATTATACTGTAATAGTTACAAAAGTATTTAATACAAACCCTATTACCGAATGTGAATCTAGTAAAACAATTCAAGTTATAGAATCTGATGAAGCCATTTTTGAAACTTTTGAAATTCAAGATTGGACAGATAATAGTAACAGTATTGCTGTTTTTGTAACAGGTCTTGGCGATTATGAATATTCCTTAGATAATATAGTATATCAAGACAATCCTGTATTTTATAACCTAGAGCCAGGAGAATATAGTGTGTTTATTAGAGATAAGAATGGTTGTGGTGTTATTTATGAAGACATTTACTTAATGTATTATCCTAAGTTTTTTACTCCAAACGATGATGGGTATAACGATTTTTGGCAGATAAAAATGGCAAGTCACGAACCAGGTTTAGAAATCTATATTCATGATAGACACGGAAAACTATTAACAAAAATAAATCCCAACTCATTAGGTTGGGATGGAACGTTTAATGGCGAGTTAATGCCAACAAACGATTATTGGTTTGTAGTAAAGCGCCCTAGTAATGGCAAAACATATAAAGGGCACTTTACATTAAAACGTTAA
- a CDS encoding DEAD/DEAH box helicase translates to MNTFQDLGLNNDLLQAISDLGFETPSEVQEKAIPTLLNKENEEQDLVALAQTGTGKTAAFGFPMLQKINVDSRTTQGLILSPTRELCLQITNELKLYGKYCKGLNVVAIYGGASINEQAKDIKRGAQIVVATPGRMKDMIGRKLVDISKIEYAVLDEADEMLNMGFYEDITSILSHTPKDKSTWLFSATMPKEVASIAKEFMHSPMEITVGAKNVGSEQVSHEYYVVNGRQRYLALKRLADLNPDIFSVVFCRTKRDTQKVAEKLIEDGYNAGALHGDLSQNQRDLVMKAFRNKQIQMLVATDVAARGIDVDDITHVINYQLPDEIETYTHRSGRTGRAGKTGVSMVIVTKSELRRIKSIERKIQKEFVKKEIPSGMEICEVQLMSLANKIHNTEINHKIDGYLDSINQLFEDTSKDELIKKFFSVEFTRFYNYYKDSKDLNLEAKHSSERDTSNEKSTRFFINVGKKDGFNWMELKDMLRDTLQLGKEDVFKVDVMGTFSFFNTETSQEKKVLETFNNIEYNGRKIKVEITEDKGKGKGRKRGGGGKRRRNNSSNKGFDRSSKGRRSGSRASRPRRSRRK, encoded by the coding sequence ATGAACACATTTCAAGATTTAGGTCTTAATAACGACCTATTACAAGCTATTTCTGATTTAGGATTTGAAACCCCTAGTGAAGTTCAAGAAAAAGCAATCCCAACACTTTTAAACAAAGAAAACGAAGAGCAAGACTTAGTTGCTTTAGCACAAACAGGAACAGGAAAAACTGCTGCTTTTGGCTTTCCTATGCTACAAAAAATTAATGTAGATAGTCGCACAACTCAAGGGCTTATACTGTCGCCTACAAGAGAACTTTGTTTACAAATCACCAACGAGCTTAAACTATATGGTAAATACTGTAAAGGCTTAAATGTTGTGGCCATTTATGGTGGTGCGAGTATAAACGAGCAAGCCAAAGACATAAAAAGAGGTGCCCAAATTGTTGTGGCTACGCCAGGTAGAATGAAAGACATGATTGGCCGAAAATTAGTCGATATTTCTAAAATAGAATACGCTGTTTTAGACGAAGCTGATGAAATGCTTAACATGGGGTTTTATGAAGATATAACAAGCATATTATCGCATACTCCAAAGGACAAAAGTACTTGGTTATTTTCGGCAACTATGCCCAAAGAAGTTGCCAGTATTGCTAAAGAATTCATGCATAGCCCAATGGAAATTACCGTAGGCGCCAAAAATGTAGGTAGCGAACAAGTAAGTCATGAATACTACGTTGTTAATGGTAGACAACGCTATTTAGCGTTAAAACGCTTAGCTGATTTAAACCCAGATATTTTTTCGGTTGTATTCTGTAGAACTAAACGAGACACCCAAAAAGTAGCTGAAAAGCTTATTGAAGACGGTTATAATGCAGGGGCTTTACATGGCGATTTAAGTCAGAACCAACGAGACTTGGTAATGAAGGCTTTTAGAAATAAACAAATCCAAATGCTTGTAGCTACCGATGTAGCAGCAAGAGGAATTGATGTAGACGACATTACACACGTAATAAACTACCAATTACCAGATGAAATTGAAACTTACACCCACCGAAGTGGTCGTACAGGTCGTGCTGGAAAAACCGGTGTTTCAATGGTTATTGTTACTAAAAGTGAATTACGACGTATTAAGTCTATAGAGCGAAAAATTCAAAAAGAATTTGTAAAAAAGGAAATTCCTAGTGGCATGGAAATTTGCGAAGTTCAGTTAATGTCTTTAGCTAATAAAATTCATAACACAGAAATTAATCATAAAATTGATGGGTATTTAGATAGTATTAATCAACTATTTGAAGACACCTCTAAAGATGAATTAATAAAGAAGTTCTTTTCGGTAGAGTTTACACGTTTTTATAATTATTATAAAGACTCTAAAGACCTTAATCTAGAAGCCAAGCACAGTAGTGAGCGCGATACTAGTAACGAAAAATCAACTCGTTTCTTTATCAATGTTGGTAAAAAAGATGGCTTTAATTGGATGGAACTTAAAGACATGCTTAGAGACACTCTTCAACTTGGTAAAGAAGACGTCTTTAAAGTTGATGTTATGGGAACATTTTCATTTTTCAATACAGAAACATCTCAAGAGAAAAAGGTATTGGAAACCTTTAATAACATTGAGTACAATGGTCGTAAAATAAAAGTCGAAATTACCGAAGATAAAGGCAAAGGAAAAGGCCGTAAACGCGGTGGTGGCGGAAAACGTCGTCGTAACAATAGTAGCAATAAAGGTTTTGACCGTTCTTCTAAAGGGAGACGTTCTGGTTCTAGAGCGTCAAGACCAAGACGCTCTAGACGCAAATAG
- a CDS encoding DUF4421 family protein has protein sequence MISKELNVISIITVFVLSFLGAQQSNAQIIKDSLNIIETVDTLFIDRDFSNYSLRVFTNYKGRTLKLKDDNSKSRFVPNNRHGIGIGVANSKMVLDIAFNLKTKKKNATKRFDMQGATILGKHNYVSFYLQSYKGFLAKNDFGEPSVFRGDIKSLTAGFNYLYTLSEIEFSYSLLKAGLARKHKNVYITGGLGVFAFLIISRQTKLFCHNSITNIIATKGK, from the coding sequence ATGATTTCCAAAGAATTAAACGTAATATCAATTATAACTGTATTTGTTTTAAGCTTTTTAGGTGCTCAGCAGAGTAATGCACAAATAATTAAAGATTCACTAAATATTATTGAAACAGTTGATACGCTTTTTATAGATCGCGATTTCTCTAATTATTCACTACGGGTTTTTACAAATTACAAAGGGAGAACTTTAAAACTGAAGGATGATAATTCTAAATCGCGCTTTGTGCCTAATAACCGGCATGGAATAGGAATAGGGGTAGCTAACAGTAAAATGGTTTTAGATATAGCCTTTAATTTAAAAACAAAGAAAAAGAATGCTACAAAACGGTTTGATATGCAAGGCGCCACTATACTTGGTAAACATAACTATGTGAGCTTTTATTTGCAGTCTTACAAAGGGTTTTTAGCAAAAAATGATTTTGGCGAACCTTCGGTTTTTAGAGGGGATATCAAATCGCTTACAGCTGGGTTTAATTATTTATACACATTATCTGAAATAGAGTTTTCGTATTCGCTTTTAAAAGCAGGATTAGCAAGAAAACATAAAAATGTTTATATAACTGGGGGATTGGGTGTTTTTGCTTTTTTGATTATTTCTCGGCAAACGAAGCTATTTTGCCACAACAGTATTACGAATATTATAGCAACCAAGGGCAAATAA
- a CDS encoding DUF4421 family protein, which produces MPQQYYEYYSNQGQIKRYKGMGAGVLGGLLSVFVLPKNIIASCNLMPGVALINNQVVLNNDDDYRPKKPMLYKLDFTLSLGYNFKRFYVNLSYGGGTYFTNLGHGNKYHSNISNAKLAVGYKLKKKRAKH; this is translated from the coding sequence TTGCCACAACAGTATTACGAATATTATAGCAACCAAGGGCAAATAAAACGCTATAAAGGCATGGGGGCTGGTGTTTTAGGAGGGCTTTTGTCGGTTTTTGTGTTGCCAAAAAATATAATAGCATCTTGTAATCTTATGCCTGGTGTTGCACTTATTAATAACCAAGTGGTTTTAAATAATGATGATGATTATCGCCCCAAAAAACCAATGCTTTATAAATTAGATTTTACACTTTCTTTAGGATATAACTTTAAGCGTTTTTATGTTAATTTAAGTTATGGTGGCGGAACTTACTTTACAAATTTAGGCCATGGCAATAAATATCATTCTAATATTTCTAACGCAAAATTAGCTGTTGGATATAAGCTTAAAAAGAAACGCGCTAAGCATTAG
- a CDS encoding non-canonical purine NTP diphosphatase yields MKIVFATNNLNKLKEVQTLIPEHITLLSLKDIGCNEDIPETQHTIKGNALQKVEYIKQHYGYDCFADDTGLEVSALDGDPGVFSARYAGPQRNANDNMNKLLDNLKTKTNRTAQFKTVIALILNGNTNTFTGICKGEITLKKQGDKGFGYDPIFKAEGYNKTFAEMSLEEKNLIGHRGKAVNKLVDFLNRI; encoded by the coding sequence ATGAAAATTGTTTTTGCCACCAATAATCTAAATAAACTAAAAGAAGTTCAAACACTAATCCCCGAACATATTACATTATTAAGTTTAAAAGATATAGGTTGCAATGAAGATATTCCAGAAACACAACATACCATAAAAGGTAATGCTTTGCAAAAAGTAGAATATATTAAACAGCATTATGGATACGATTGTTTTGCCGATGATACTGGTTTAGAAGTTAGTGCGCTAGATGGCGATCCTGGTGTTTTCTCAGCACGGTATGCTGGTCCGCAACGTAATGCTAACGATAATATGAACAAACTACTAGACAACCTTAAAACAAAAACCAATAGAACGGCACAGTTTAAAACCGTAATCGCATTAATTTTAAATGGCAATACCAATACGTTTACGGGCATTTGCAAAGGTGAAATCACCCTTAAAAAGCAAGGCGACAAAGGTTTTGGCTACGACCCTATTTTTAAAGCTGAAGGTTACAACAAAACATTTGCTGAAATGTCTTTAGAAGAAAAAAACCTAATTGGGCATCGTGGAAAAGCTGTCAATAAGTTAGTTGATTTTTTAAATCGTATTTAA
- the hpf gene encoding ribosome hibernation-promoting factor, HPF/YfiA family produces the protein MTINIRYVNMDTSEALSSYTEKKLHPLAKKHEFIIGCDVAFKLDNNQKEQGHICNMELSLPGPRIFATSTEKNFEMAVKETISDLEKQLKKRKHIFNTH, from the coding sequence ATGACAATCAACATTAGATACGTAAACATGGATACGAGTGAGGCACTTTCTAGTTACACAGAAAAAAAGTTACACCCTTTAGCTAAAAAACATGAATTTATAATAGGTTGCGATGTAGCTTTTAAGTTAGATAATAACCAAAAAGAACAAGGACACATTTGTAATATGGAATTGAGTTTACCTGGGCCACGTATCTTTGCCACTTCAACAGAGAAAAATTTTGAAATGGCAGTTAAAGAAACCATAAGTGATTTAGAAAAACAACTTAAAAAAAGAAAGCATATATTTAATACACATTAA
- a CDS encoding M3 family metallopeptidase encodes MKKKVFPLVILLLMLNCEKKKDVKDIELAADNPFNVKLNEPFDYAKVTGQSIVDFITFEIEDNTAALESIKKETTPNFDNVVAPFDAIINSLNQAGSNAFMLYWTSTDSLTRAKGLEYSQKLDSLNTVIYSDKALFNQFEKVASLEDYNALSDKKKRLVDDTIDKFKQSGVNLSEEDLRKFKTLRAEITDLTSQYSTNMNTANLVLDLDESGAEGLPDSFIDKFKTEDGLYKIPVQPSTRQPVMENATKAETRKAYQVLYSTRGTEKNMEILDQLVEKRYQIGKLMGHDSYAGYNLVPKMAKNPETVWKFINGLIAESKEKAIADIDVLKNAREKLDGIAKDQKLNAWDVSYYNNQILKNNYQVDSEKIREYLPMEACLEGMFDLYQELLGVEFKKNQDASVWHDDVQAYEVYAEGKLSGRFYLDLYPRPFKESWFYAVPLSTGKQMENGYEVPVAMMLCNFTKPTEELPSLITHDELETLFHEFGHIMDGMSYEGEFSLQSDSKTDFTEAMSQIFENWIWDYNILSSFAKHYETGEVLPKELFDNMVKAKNVSSGLAAQSSLRLCTYDMNLYDKYNPENPFDTDQLWKDIDAQLGVMDWYIEGTHPQSCWIHINTHPVYYYGYLWSEVYAQDMFAVFEKNGLRDQETGVKYRKLILANGSQRDVEEAVEEFLGRPMNNEAYIKSLGLE; translated from the coding sequence ATGAAAAAAAAAGTATTTCCACTAGTCATTCTATTGCTTATGTTAAACTGTGAAAAGAAAAAAGATGTAAAAGACATTGAACTTGCAGCAGATAATCCGTTTAATGTAAAGCTAAACGAGCCTTTTGATTACGCTAAAGTTACTGGGCAATCTATAGTAGATTTTATCACTTTTGAGATTGAAGATAACACAGCAGCTTTAGAAAGTATAAAAAAAGAAACCACTCCAAATTTTGACAATGTTGTGGCACCTTTTGATGCTATAATTAATAGCTTAAATCAAGCTGGGAGCAATGCTTTTATGTTGTATTGGACGTCAACCGATTCTTTAACTCGAGCCAAAGGATTAGAATATTCCCAAAAACTGGACTCACTAAACACAGTAATTTATTCAGATAAGGCTCTATTCAACCAGTTTGAAAAAGTAGCTTCATTAGAAGACTACAATGCTTTAAGTGATAAGAAAAAACGACTTGTAGATGATACTATTGATAAATTTAAGCAATCAGGTGTAAACTTAAGCGAGGAAGACTTGCGAAAATTTAAGACCCTAAGAGCCGAAATTACTGATTTAACATCTCAGTACTCAACCAATATGAATACGGCAAACTTAGTGTTAGATCTAGATGAATCTGGCGCTGAAGGTTTACCGGATAGTTTTATAGATAAATTTAAAACCGAAGATGGGTTATATAAAATTCCAGTGCAACCATCAACACGGCAACCAGTAATGGAAAATGCTACAAAAGCTGAAACTAGAAAAGCCTATCAGGTGTTATATTCTACAAGAGGTACCGAAAAGAATATGGAAATTTTAGACCAATTGGTAGAAAAGCGCTATCAAATAGGTAAATTAATGGGTCACGATTCTTATGCAGGCTACAACTTGGTGCCTAAAATGGCCAAAAACCCAGAAACCGTTTGGAAGTTTATAAACGGATTGATAGCAGAATCTAAAGAAAAAGCTATTGCCGATATCGACGTTTTAAAAAATGCCAGAGAAAAATTAGATGGTATTGCTAAAGATCAAAAGCTAAATGCTTGGGATGTGTCTTATTACAACAACCAAATTTTAAAAAACAACTATCAAGTAGATAGTGAGAAAATACGTGAGTATTTACCTATGGAAGCATGTCTTGAAGGAATGTTTGATTTGTATCAAGAGTTATTAGGTGTTGAGTTTAAAAAAAATCAAGATGCATCAGTATGGCATGATGACGTTCAAGCCTATGAAGTCTACGCAGAAGGAAAACTAAGTGGACGCTTTTATTTAGACCTTTATCCACGACCATTTAAAGAATCTTGGTTTTATGCTGTACCCCTTTCCACAGGTAAGCAAATGGAAAATGGTTATGAAGTGCCGGTTGCCATGATGTTGTGTAACTTTACTAAACCAACCGAAGAGTTACCGTCGCTTATTACGCATGATGAATTAGAAACCTTATTCCATGAGTTTGGACATATTATGGACGGTATGTCCTATGAGGGCGAATTTAGCTTGCAGTCAGATTCTAAAACAGATTTTACAGAAGCTATGTCTCAAATATTTGAAAACTGGATTTGGGATTATAATATTTTAAGCTCGTTTGCCAAACATTATGAAACGGGCGAAGTGTTACCTAAGGAACTATTTGATAATATGGTAAAAGCCAAAAATGTATCGTCTGGATTAGCAGCTCAAAGCTCTTTAAGATTATGTACTTATGATATGAACTTGTACGACAAATACAATCCTGAAAACCCGTTTGATACCGACCAATTATGGAAAGATATAGATGCTCAATTAGGTGTAATGGATTGGTATATAGAGGGTACTCATCCGCAATCTTGTTGGATTCATATTAATACACACCCGGTATATTATTATGGTTATTTATGGTCCGAAGTGTATGCGCAGGATATGTTTGCGGTTTTTGAAAAGAACGGATTACGAGACCAAGAAACAGGTGTAAAGTATAGAAAGCTAATATTAGCAAACGGAAGTCAAAGAGATGTAGAAGAAGCTGTTGAAGAGTTTTTAGGAAGACCAATGAATAATGAGGCTTACATTAAGAGTTTAGGATTAGAATAG
- the rlmH gene encoding 23S rRNA (pseudouridine(1915)-N(3))-methyltransferase RlmH yields MNIKLLAVGKTDNKQLQTLINDYQKRLGFYVKFEFEIIPDIKNRKTLSENQQKQKEGELILKKIASTDALVLLDENGKQMTSVVFSNYLQKHMNSGIKQLVFVIGGPFGFSEEVYKKANGKLSLSKMTFSHQMIRLFFVEQLYRGFTILRNEPYHHQ; encoded by the coding sequence ATGAACATAAAACTTCTAGCTGTTGGCAAAACAGATAATAAACAATTACAAACCTTAATTAACGATTACCAAAAACGCTTAGGTTTTTATGTTAAGTTCGAGTTTGAAATAATACCTGATATTAAAAACCGTAAAACTCTTTCTGAAAACCAACAAAAACAAAAAGAAGGCGAGCTTATTTTAAAAAAAATAGCCTCTACCGATGCTCTTGTATTATTAGATGAAAATGGTAAACAAATGACTTCTGTTGTATTTTCAAACTATTTACAAAAACATATGAATTCTGGTATTAAACAACTCGTTTTTGTTATTGGTGGTCCTTTTGGATTTTCTGAAGAAGTGTATAAAAAAGCGAATGGGAAACTGTCATTAAGTAAAATGACCTTTTCCCATCAAATGATTCGCTTATTCTTTGTTGAACAACTCTATCGCGGCTTTACCATTCTACGCAACGAGCCTTATCATCATCAATAA